A genomic segment from Leptospira congkakensis encodes:
- the ilvB gene encoding biosynthetic-type acetolactate synthase large subunit: protein MSSTTEAITGGRLMVELLEEAGVEIVFGYPGGAILPFYDELYHSKKIKHILVRHEQGAIHMAEGYARSTGKLGVCIATSGPGATNLITGLTDAKLDSIPILAITGQVSTDAIGTDAFQEADIFGITIPITKYNALIKKADDLSRHFEEAIKIAMGGRPGPVLLDFPKDVQLEKTSVRKASSLKIAPHHYERPKVKGDPQEFAEALNQAKRPLLYVGGGAINSFASAEIKLLAEKANAPVTTTLMGLGAFPGTHPLSVGMLGMHGTAYANKAVLECDYILNLGARFDDRVAKYQDFAPNAVRAHVDIDAAEFNKRINVDYILHGDLKDAIREILPFVKGGDRNSWIENIQSLKKNHPLDFDNSGDSIKPQDFLQRVYTKTKGEAIVSTDVGQHQMWAAQYYLFDKPNTWLTSGGLGTMGYGLPAAIGAKFGNPDKMVICVTGDGSFQMCIQELATIAQSKLGVKILLFNNNFLGMVRQWQELFYEERFSESQWTYNPNFVKLAEAYGIPAMRIEHKSEIEKGVDFFLKDNGSALIEVMIPAEEKVFPMIPAGKSQQDLIEFKDLGKLKK from the coding sequence ATGTCATCTACAACCGAAGCAATTACTGGCGGTCGGCTTATGGTCGAATTATTGGAAGAAGCGGGTGTTGAAATCGTCTTTGGATACCCTGGTGGTGCCATCCTCCCATTCTATGACGAACTCTATCATAGTAAAAAAATTAAACATATTCTTGTTCGTCACGAACAAGGTGCCATCCATATGGCAGAAGGTTATGCACGTTCTACAGGAAAGTTAGGTGTTTGTATCGCCACTTCCGGGCCAGGTGCTACAAATTTAATCACTGGTCTTACTGATGCCAAATTAGATTCCATTCCCATCCTTGCCATCACTGGTCAAGTTTCCACTGACGCCATTGGAACCGATGCTTTCCAAGAAGCTGATATTTTTGGAATCACGATCCCCATTACCAAATACAATGCTTTAATCAAAAAAGCAGATGATCTTTCTCGCCATTTTGAAGAAGCCATTAAAATTGCAATGGGTGGAAGACCGGGACCTGTGTTACTCGACTTTCCAAAAGATGTTCAATTGGAAAAAACATCAGTTAGAAAAGCTTCTTCTTTAAAAATTGCTCCTCATCATTATGAAAGACCAAAAGTAAAAGGGGATCCACAAGAATTTGCAGAAGCTTTAAACCAAGCCAAACGCCCGTTACTCTATGTGGGTGGTGGTGCTATTAATTCTTTTGCCTCAGCAGAAATTAAACTTTTGGCAGAAAAAGCAAATGCACCTGTGACCACAACTCTTATGGGACTTGGTGCTTTTCCGGGAACTCATCCACTTTCGGTGGGGATGCTCGGAATGCATGGAACTGCTTATGCCAACAAAGCAGTGTTAGAGTGTGATTATATTTTAAATTTAGGTGCAAGGTTTGATGACCGAGTTGCCAAATACCAAGACTTTGCGCCGAATGCAGTTCGTGCCCATGTAGACATTGATGCCGCGGAGTTTAACAAACGCATCAATGTGGATTATATCCTTCATGGGGATCTAAAGGATGCCATTCGAGAAATCCTTCCATTTGTGAAAGGGGGAGATCGTAATTCTTGGATTGAAAACATCCAAAGTTTAAAGAAAAACCATCCACTCGATTTTGATAACAGTGGAGACAGCATCAAACCACAAGACTTCTTGCAAAGGGTTTATACCAAAACGAAGGGTGAAGCTATTGTTTCCACTGACGTTGGCCAACACCAAATGTGGGCAGCTCAGTATTATCTTTTCGACAAACCAAATACTTGGTTAACCTCAGGGGGCCTTGGCACTATGGGATACGGACTTCCTGCCGCCATCGGTGCTAAATTTGGAAACCCTGATAAAATGGTCATTTGTGTTACGGGAGATGGATCCTTCCAAATGTGTATCCAGGAACTAGCAACAATCGCACAGTCAAAGTTAGGTGTGAAAATTCTACTTTTTAATAATAATTTTCTCGGAATGGTTCGCCAATGGCAGGAACTATTTTATGAAGAAAGATTCAGTGAGTCCCAATGGACTTACAATCCTAACTTTGTAAAACTAGCGGAAGCATACGGAATTCCAGCCATGCGGATCGAACATAAATCCGAAATCGAAAAGGGTGTGGATTTTTTCCTAAAAGACAATGGATCTGCTCTCATCGAAGTGATGATCCCTGCGGAAGAAAAAGTTTTCCCAATGATCCCTGCTGGGAAATCACAACAAGACTTAATTGAATTCAAAGACTTGGGGAAATTAAAAAAATGA
- the ilvN gene encoding acetolactate synthase small subunit: protein MKHTLSILVNNHPGVMSHVSGLFTRRGYNIDSIAVGVTENADVSSMTIVLNGDDFIVGQVKNQLLKLPDVLKVQDMAYASSVQRELVLISFSITETNRSEALTICNGFDVKILEMTEDSLLIEFSGNSRQVTNVISVIKPFGILEISRTGQIAIAYRNQNSV, encoded by the coding sequence ATGAAACACACTCTAAGTATTTTAGTAAATAACCACCCAGGTGTGATGAGCCATGTTTCTGGTCTATTCACACGTCGCGGATACAATATTGATTCGATTGCAGTTGGTGTGACTGAGAATGCAGATGTGTCTTCCATGACAATTGTTCTGAATGGAGATGATTTTATAGTTGGCCAGGTGAAAAACCAACTCCTCAAATTGCCCGATGTATTAAAAGTCCAAGACATGGCTTATGCGAGTTCCGTACAAAGAGAACTTGTCTTAATTTCTTTTTCCATCACCGAAACAAACCGAAGTGAAGCTCTTACCATTTGTAATGGATTTGATGTTAAAATTTTAGAAATGACGGAAGATTCACTTCTGATCGAATTCTCTGGAAATTCAAGACAAGTTACGAATGTAATTTCTGTAATCAAACCATTCGGAATCCTTGAAATTTCTCGAACAGGTCAGATTGCCATTGCCTATCGGAACCAAAACTCCGTTTAG
- a CDS encoding peptidase MA family protein encodes MDRKLFTLAFFLLTTVIYSDSERTAVPLKRGQGSDVLYFDFGETAPTSSLTVERLQEPKLEDLKLGFLEPAPGYYNGPDGGEVYQWAKNHYQWKRADGSVYTEWVNGTFKLDFPSGVGFTSVPQSCNGCSPTLVWNYPDLTKITKYWMAHRKEYDFTYQKPLNFENYLLVKESQFGKPKLELGNYVLYGSEKWSEYIRAFGGNFKIKPFLQYVKSEFSLENRGKVPVLLFDEYEDIKKYIGADIPGGSEEGGFGGRDSITMCCGDKMPQATGNPEFDADALRRFHFGVFYHEAVHNLEQISCLKIQSETGKTPQTDILDPWFEEGLANYVEAKFYERKQFHIYNDAEKLIRENKVPKTFKALLDAKYRDLLPYSIGPLLIKHIHETYGKEAIISYQKDTCVGTSPALALQNATGVSPDQILKDSLSRFEKEKDLFLKDGKKLQLAGYTVMNSKFPLELKTFLDKGFSLPESALEIKSYTELPSLQKIFPANVESYSGKLEGDFLGPNSSYFYLWKKGNYRWYGDSWEANVFPGNQILFRGSGFTLIEWEDGKKQYISPKGDSVIFFSLESKSYLNADGKPVTP; translated from the coding sequence ATGGATCGGAAACTATTTACCCTTGCCTTTTTTCTCCTAACGACTGTTATTTATTCTGATTCAGAACGTACCGCGGTTCCCCTCAAACGGGGGCAGGGTTCTGATGTCTTGTATTTTGATTTCGGGGAAACGGCTCCCACTTCCTCTCTAACTGTCGAAAGGCTCCAAGAACCTAAACTCGAAGATTTAAAATTAGGATTTTTAGAACCAGCGCCTGGTTATTACAATGGGCCGGATGGTGGTGAAGTTTACCAATGGGCGAAAAACCATTACCAGTGGAAACGTGCCGATGGTAGTGTTTATACAGAATGGGTAAATGGAACTTTTAAGTTAGATTTCCCTTCTGGAGTTGGATTCACCTCTGTTCCTCAGTCGTGTAATGGATGTTCGCCGACCCTGGTTTGGAATTATCCTGATTTAACAAAAATCACAAAGTATTGGATGGCCCATAGAAAAGAATATGATTTCACCTACCAAAAACCTTTGAATTTTGAAAACTATCTTCTTGTCAAAGAATCTCAGTTTGGAAAACCAAAACTTGAATTAGGTAACTATGTATTGTATGGTTCTGAAAAATGGTCGGAATACATACGTGCGTTTGGTGGAAATTTTAAAATCAAACCTTTCCTTCAATATGTAAAATCAGAATTTTCATTAGAAAACCGAGGGAAAGTTCCTGTATTGTTATTTGATGAATATGAGGATATTAAGAAGTACATTGGCGCTGATATCCCTGGTGGATCCGAAGAGGGTGGGTTTGGCGGAAGAGATTCCATCACTATGTGTTGTGGGGACAAAATGCCCCAAGCTACAGGAAATCCAGAGTTTGATGCGGATGCCCTTCGTCGTTTCCACTTTGGAGTGTTTTATCATGAAGCCGTTCATAATTTAGAACAAATTTCTTGTTTAAAAATCCAATCAGAAACAGGAAAAACTCCACAAACCGATATTTTGGATCCTTGGTTTGAAGAAGGCCTTGCCAATTATGTAGAAGCTAAATTTTACGAAAGAAAACAATTCCATATCTATAATGATGCAGAGAAGTTGATTCGGGAAAACAAAGTTCCCAAAACCTTCAAAGCATTGTTAGATGCTAAATATAGAGATTTACTTCCTTATTCCATTGGCCCACTACTCATCAAACATATCCATGAAACTTATGGAAAAGAGGCCATCATTTCTTACCAAAAGGATACTTGTGTCGGAACATCTCCGGCCCTGGCATTACAAAACGCAACAGGTGTTTCTCCCGACCAAATTTTGAAAGATAGTTTGTCTCGTTTTGAAAAAGAAAAAGATCTTTTTTTAAAAGATGGCAAAAAACTCCAGTTAGCTGGATATACTGTGATGAATTCTAAATTCCCTCTTGAATTAAAAACTTTTTTAGACAAAGGTTTTTCTCTCCCTGAATCAGCTTTGGAGATCAAGTCTTATACTGAGTTACCGAGTTTACAAAAAATCTTTCCAGCAAATGTGGAATCTTATTCGGGAAAATTGGAAGGGGATTTCCTTGGGCCAAATTCTAGTTATTTTTATCTTTGGAAAAAAGGAAACTACCGCTGGTATGGGGATTCATGGGAAGCCAATGTATTTCCTGGAAACCAAATTCTATTTCGAGGATCTGGTTTTACTCTTATCGAATGGGAAGATGGGAAAAAACAATACATATCACCGAAGGGAGATTCGGTGATATTTTTTAGTTTGGAATCAAAATCTTATTTGAATGCGGATGGAAAGCCGGTCACTCCTTAG
- the trxB gene encoding thioredoxin-disulfide reductase, with amino-acid sequence MNHKVVIIGSGPAGHTAAIYAARANLNPVMYEGFMAGGVAAGGQLTTTTEVENFPGFPEGIDGTKLTQLFREQSVKYGTTIHTQTITKVDFSKRPFTIWSDDEEIKADSIIIATGATAKRMHVPGEETYWQRGISACAVCDGALPIYRNKALAVVGGGDSAVEEANHLTKFASKVYLVVRRDQLRASQIMQKRALEHPKIEILWSQTVVEAKGGVGGLTSIVLESTKDKSKKDLEVGGLFYAIGHVPNTQVFQGQLTLDETGYIITKPGTTQTNVEGVFAAGDVQDKVYRQAITAAGSGCMAALEAERWLEGH; translated from the coding sequence ATGAACCATAAAGTTGTCATCATCGGATCCGGTCCCGCAGGACATACAGCGGCCATTTACGCAGCCAGAGCCAATCTAAACCCGGTGATGTATGAAGGATTTATGGCAGGGGGAGTTGCTGCCGGTGGACAGCTCACCACTACTACGGAAGTGGAAAACTTTCCTGGTTTCCCAGAAGGAATCGATGGAACGAAACTCACACAACTCTTCCGGGAACAATCCGTAAAATACGGAACCACCATCCACACCCAAACCATCACCAAGGTGGATTTTTCCAAACGCCCTTTTACCATTTGGTCTGACGACGAAGAAATCAAAGCAGATTCCATCATCATTGCTACAGGTGCCACTGCGAAACGGATGCATGTCCCGGGAGAAGAAACCTACTGGCAACGCGGAATCTCTGCCTGCGCCGTTTGCGACGGTGCCCTCCCCATCTACCGAAACAAAGCTCTCGCTGTTGTGGGTGGTGGTGACTCCGCAGTAGAAGAAGCAAACCATCTCACTAAATTTGCATCCAAAGTATATTTGGTCGTACGACGTGACCAACTTCGCGCTTCCCAAATCATGCAAAAACGTGCCTTAGAACATCCTAAAATTGAAATCCTATGGAGCCAAACGGTTGTGGAAGCCAAAGGCGGAGTCGGAGGGCTTACCTCCATTGTCCTCGAAAGTACAAAAGACAAATCCAAAAAAGATTTAGAAGTAGGTGGACTCTTTTATGCGATTGGCCATGTTCCCAATACCCAAGTGTTCCAAGGCCAATTGACCTTAGATGAAACCGGTTATATCATCACAAAACCAGGAACCACACAAACCAATGTGGAAGGTGTGTTTGCCGCAGGTGATGTTCAGGACAAAGTGTACCGCCAGGCTATCACAGCAGCTGGTAGTGGTTGTATGGCAGCTCTTGAAGCAGAACGTTGGTTAGAAGGTCACTAA
- a CDS encoding tetratricopeptide repeat protein, which translates to MVHRNSLIFLLTFGLLLVVNCGRKERSLFEKGKKWEMVGEKTKALYYYELSLRENPDYDPVLKRNGLLLAESNQSIATAIFYLEKYHKQKKDDTEVQRELFRLYLTTGYEKEALEILEEIRFQGKKETLEFFETTYLCLTRGFKQKEYLLTLEKSPLAGDPYYAPWVRACETK; encoded by the coding sequence GTGGTTCATAGAAACTCCCTTATTTTTTTACTCACGTTTGGACTATTGTTAGTCGTTAATTGCGGCCGAAAGGAACGGTCCCTTTTTGAAAAGGGAAAAAAATGGGAAATGGTAGGTGAGAAAACCAAAGCCCTCTACTACTACGAACTTTCGCTCCGTGAAAACCCTGATTACGATCCTGTTCTAAAACGCAATGGATTACTACTCGCAGAAAGTAACCAATCCATCGCCACAGCCATTTTTTATTTGGAAAAATATCACAAACAAAAAAAGGACGACACAGAAGTACAACGTGAACTCTTCCGACTCTATCTTACCACAGGATACGAAAAGGAAGCGCTTGAAATTTTAGAAGAAATTCGTTTCCAAGGGAAAAAAGAAACTTTGGAGTTTTTTGAAACCACCTACCTTTGCCTTACCAGAGGATTCAAACAGAAAGAATACCTACTGACCTTAGAAAAAAGCCCTCTCGCAGGGGATCCCTACTATGCACCTTGGGTCCGGGCTTGTGAAACAAAATAG
- the xerD gene encoding site-specific tyrosine recombinase XerD — translation MGSKLPVSQNQLLQTFQEYLSVEKGLSDNSIYSYGYDLNKFAIFLEKEHINFLEVKANDIMRFLEEERERKISAKTLAREVVAIRQFYKYLRDEKRLDSNPTEKIETPEVARTIPDYLTQTEIEELFRNIKEDNLYELRDKCIFELLYSSGLRISEACNLKMTDIDMENMTITVEGKGGRQRLVPFGEKSLEILKKYLVESRTEILKKRTCEFVFVSKKGSYINRKSVWRLLNHYIKRTKIKKKVTPHTLRHSFATHLLENHADLKSVQELLGHIDISTTQIYTHMANKTLKEVHKKFHPRG, via the coding sequence ATGGGTTCCAAATTGCCAGTTTCTCAAAATCAGCTTTTACAAACATTCCAAGAGTACCTGTCCGTAGAAAAAGGACTGAGCGATAATTCGATATATTCCTACGGGTACGATCTCAATAAGTTTGCGATCTTCTTGGAAAAAGAACATATCAACTTCTTAGAAGTAAAAGCCAACGACATTATGCGTTTTCTCGAAGAAGAAAGAGAACGTAAAATCTCTGCAAAAACACTGGCTCGCGAAGTGGTTGCAATCAGGCAATTTTATAAGTATCTCCGCGATGAAAAACGATTGGATTCCAATCCAACCGAAAAGATTGAAACTCCAGAAGTCGCAAGAACCATTCCTGATTATTTAACACAAACCGAAATTGAAGAACTCTTTCGTAATATCAAAGAGGACAATTTGTACGAACTTCGTGACAAATGTATCTTTGAACTTCTTTATTCTTCCGGTCTTCGTATCTCGGAAGCATGTAATTTAAAAATGACAGACATCGACATGGAAAACATGACGATTACTGTGGAAGGAAAAGGTGGAAGACAACGCCTCGTTCCTTTCGGTGAAAAATCTTTAGAGATTTTGAAAAAGTATTTAGTCGAAAGTCGCACAGAAATTTTGAAAAAAAGAACCTGTGAATTTGTTTTTGTTTCTAAAAAAGGTTCATATATCAACCGTAAGTCGGTATGGCGCCTTTTGAATCATTACATCAAACGCACAAAAATAAAGAAAAAAGTAACACCACACACTCTTCGCCACTCATTTGCTACTCACCTTCTTGAGAACCATGCAGATCTCAAATCGGTTCAGGAACTTTTGGGTCATATCGATATTTCGACGACTCAAATTTACACTCATATGGCAAATAAAACTCTGAAGGAAGTTCATAAGAAATTCCATCCGAGAGGATAA
- a CDS encoding ATP-binding protein produces MSNQKKPTDYSKVVRIQIPSNPRFVSHTRNYFFNLCLENGFSLFDSMDLKLVIGEAVVNIIRHAYSGQSDKPIFIELQFDKDRVEIKLRDYGKKVEPKDLRSFDLSDYREHGIGLFLIKELTDYYFLDQSFEVGNQMVLIKRK; encoded by the coding sequence ATGTCGAACCAAAAGAAACCCACGGACTACAGTAAAGTAGTCCGTATTCAAATTCCCTCCAACCCCCGTTTTGTTTCCCACACCCGTAATTATTTTTTTAATCTTTGTTTAGAAAATGGATTTTCTCTTTTCGATTCCATGGACTTAAAACTTGTGATTGGTGAAGCTGTAGTGAATATCATTCGCCATGCTTATTCTGGCCAATCGGACAAACCAATTTTTATTGAATTACAATTTGATAAAGATCGAGTTGAAATCAAACTCAGAGATTATGGAAAAAAAGTAGAACCAAAAGACCTTCGTAGTTTTGACTTAAGTGATTACCGCGAACATGGGATTGGGCTTTTTTTGATCAAAGAACTCACTGATTATTATTTTTTAGACCAGTCTTTTGAAGTTGGGAACCAAATGGTTCTAATCAAAAGAAAGTAA
- the hslV gene encoding ATP-dependent protease subunit HslV: protein METIHATTILSVRKNGKIAVGGDGQVSMGNTVMKHTAKKVRRLYNGKVIAGFAGSAADAFTLFELFEKKLIEHGGSVSRAAVELAREWRMDRMLRRLEALLIVCDANESFLISGTGDVISPDDGVLAIGSGGNFALSAARALVQNTDMDPRDIITKAMQITADICIYTNHNLVIEEL from the coding sequence ATGGAAACAATTCATGCAACGACCATCCTTTCGGTTCGTAAAAACGGTAAAATTGCTGTAGGGGGAGACGGTCAAGTTTCCATGGGAAACACCGTGATGAAACATACTGCAAAAAAAGTCCGAAGACTTTACAACGGTAAGGTGATCGCTGGATTTGCCGGAAGTGCTGCCGATGCTTTTACTCTTTTTGAACTTTTCGAAAAAAAATTAATCGAACATGGTGGTTCTGTTTCGAGAGCAGCAGTGGAACTGGCTCGGGAATGGAGAATGGACCGGATGTTACGAAGGCTTGAAGCACTACTCATTGTTTGTGATGCCAATGAATCTTTTTTAATTTCTGGAACGGGGGACGTGATTTCACCCGATGATGGAGTCCTTGCCATTGGTTCTGGTGGGAATTTTGCCCTTTCGGCAGCTCGTGCCCTTGTGCAAAACACTGATATGGATCCGAGAGATATTATAACAAAAGCAATGCAAATTACAGCAGATATTTGCATATACACTAACCATAATTTGGTGATTGAGGAATTATAA
- the hslU gene encoding ATP-dependent protease ATPase subunit HslU encodes MTYPTILAEVVGSGNQAEELTPRQIVEKLDEHIIGQTKAKRAVAVALRNRSRRRKLDESLREEIYPKNIIMIGPTGVGKTEIARRLSKLCGAPFLKVEATKYTEVGYVGRDVESMIRDLAMGALNLVKAEFRDRVKDKAIEKAEEIVLDAILPPIFHKKEEDLNPEEKERQTSYKESREKFREKLRKGLLNEQEIEIDIPKPSAPSGMPMLQVFGAGNMEDMDNQLQSLLGDLMPKKSGKRKVKVIEAQKLLTESEAEKLIDADKIQSEAVRRVEEMGIIFLDEIDKIAGREGRQGADVSREGVQRDLLPIVEGSTVNTKIGPIKTDHILFIAAGAFHMTKPSDLIPELQGRFPIRVELETLTESDFIKILTTPKSSLTKQYEALLATEGVKIEYTTDGIAEIAKLAFQMNEKNENIGARRLNTIMEKLLEDTSFDAPDLPPDQKQIVINESYVSSKLKGIVEDKDLSRFIL; translated from the coding sequence ATGACATACCCAACCATTCTTGCTGAAGTTGTCGGTTCAGGAAATCAAGCAGAGGAGTTAACACCTCGTCAAATTGTAGAAAAATTAGATGAACATATCATTGGTCAAACCAAAGCCAAACGAGCTGTTGCCGTTGCTCTTCGCAATCGTTCGAGACGCCGTAAACTCGATGAGTCACTCCGAGAAGAAATTTATCCCAAAAATATCATTATGATTGGACCGACCGGTGTAGGGAAAACAGAAATTGCTCGTCGTCTGTCTAAGTTATGTGGAGCTCCTTTTCTAAAAGTGGAAGCCACAAAGTATACTGAAGTGGGTTATGTAGGCCGTGACGTAGAGTCGATGATTCGTGATTTGGCAATGGGTGCTCTCAATTTGGTCAAAGCAGAATTTCGTGATCGTGTCAAAGACAAAGCCATTGAAAAAGCCGAAGAGATTGTCCTCGATGCAATTTTACCTCCCATCTTCCATAAAAAAGAAGAAGATCTAAATCCAGAAGAAAAAGAAAGACAAACTAGTTATAAAGAGTCGAGAGAAAAGTTCAGAGAAAAACTTCGGAAAGGACTTCTTAACGAACAAGAAATCGAAATTGATATTCCGAAACCTTCGGCACCGTCTGGAATGCCCATGTTGCAAGTGTTTGGTGCTGGGAATATGGAAGATATGGACAACCAATTACAAAGTTTGCTTGGTGATTTGATGCCCAAAAAATCAGGAAAACGAAAGGTAAAAGTAATTGAGGCACAAAAACTTCTCACCGAATCGGAAGCAGAAAAACTAATCGATGCGGACAAAATCCAATCAGAAGCAGTTCGTCGTGTGGAGGAGATGGGGATTATCTTTTTAGATGAAATCGATAAAATTGCTGGCCGTGAAGGTAGACAAGGAGCTGATGTTTCACGAGAAGGAGTCCAAAGAGATTTACTTCCCATCGTTGAAGGTTCAACAGTCAATACAAAGATTGGGCCGATCAAAACAGATCATATTCTTTTTATTGCTGCTGGTGCCTTTCACATGACAAAACCTTCAGACCTCATTCCCGAGCTCCAAGGAAGGTTTCCGATTCGTGTGGAGCTTGAAACATTAACAGAATCTGATTTTATCAAAATCTTAACCACTCCCAAATCTTCTCTCACTAAACAATACGAGGCACTTCTTGCTACAGAAGGTGTCAAGATTGAATACACAACAGATGGGATTGCCGAGATCGCCAAACTTGCGTTCCAGATGAATGAAAAAAATGAAAACATTGGTGCTAGAAGACTCAATACCATTATGGAAAAACTTTTGGAAGATACAAGTTTTGATGCACCGGATCTTCCACCGGACCAAAAACAAATTGTCATTAACGAAAGTTATGTGTCTTCCAAACTAAAAGGAATTGTAGAAGATAAGGATTTAAGTCGGTTCATTCTCTAA
- a CDS encoding chorismate-binding protein: protein MTWESFEEKYRNTGGFLFEDSLSIPGDTICDWYFDPIEEVQILYSEKEKLSETIKTSLSKLDDYRNQGFYPCGALFFELGYFFIEGLALSSAELAEGTPLLQYTIYKQKKRIQYTNPNFHQTDNIHSQKLDILWTKDTYKERWEKTKEALLLGESYELNLCFPVSLSVEEDLFLYYQSLKSKQKTKYSAYYPFGDTKTLSFSPELFFEVTGDKIQTEPMKGTILRGTTSKQDETNKLILQSSAKERAENVMITDLYRNDLGRIAKQGTVQVTELFLVKGLETVWQMVSKVEAKLKNPFEWFPILQALFPSGSVIGAPKKRSFELLREIEKNDRGLYTGALFVSEMLDGKPWIRSSVTIRTIYLKKEGNRWIGNYGVGSGITVLSDVDAEYEECLSKLKFITNPNLPPFEILETIRLHQGRYFLKNLHLERMEQTANRFGYPFSKQNAETTLKVMANQTNGNFRIRFLLNERGEFNIESFVFTKPKTRPTIRLGFANKPVDSKNLFLYHKTTNRNFYNEMMEECKKKSWDDCILFDIHDQILETNIRNLFVRKGKIWFTPRLETGGLPGVFREALVRKRWVKETILFKSDLETADEILVGNSLRGFERVEFVTST from the coding sequence ATGACATGGGAATCTTTCGAAGAAAAATACCGAAACACCGGTGGTTTTCTCTTCGAGGATTCTCTTTCCATTCCAGGTGATACTATTTGTGATTGGTATTTTGATCCGATTGAAGAAGTTCAAATCCTTTACTCCGAAAAAGAAAAACTATCGGAAACAATAAAAACTAGCTTATCAAAGTTAGATGATTACCGAAACCAAGGTTTTTATCCTTGTGGCGCCTTGTTTTTTGAATTGGGATACTTTTTTATCGAAGGATTGGCCTTAAGTTCCGCTGAACTCGCAGAGGGAACTCCCCTTCTCCAATACACAATCTATAAACAAAAAAAAAGAATCCAATACACAAATCCAAATTTCCACCAAACAGATAATATCCATTCACAAAAACTAGATATCCTTTGGACAAAAGATACTTACAAAGAGAGATGGGAAAAAACAAAAGAAGCCTTACTACTCGGTGAAAGTTATGAATTAAATTTATGTTTTCCCGTTTCTTTATCTGTGGAAGAAGATTTGTTTTTATACTACCAATCTTTAAAATCAAAACAAAAAACAAAATACTCTGCCTATTATCCTTTTGGAGATACAAAAACTTTATCATTCTCTCCTGAATTATTTTTTGAAGTCACGGGAGATAAAATCCAAACAGAACCAATGAAGGGAACCATTCTTCGCGGAACTACATCCAAACAAGATGAAACGAATAAACTCATTCTCCAATCTTCGGCCAAAGAAAGAGCCGAGAATGTAATGATTACAGATCTCTACCGGAATGATTTGGGAAGGATCGCCAAACAAGGAACAGTTCAGGTAACAGAACTTTTTTTGGTAAAAGGCCTGGAAACTGTTTGGCAGATGGTTTCAAAAGTAGAAGCCAAATTAAAAAATCCATTTGAATGGTTCCCGATTCTCCAAGCTCTTTTCCCGTCAGGATCCGTGATTGGCGCCCCCAAAAAAAGATCTTTCGAACTTTTACGTGAAATCGAAAAAAATGATAGAGGTCTCTATACGGGAGCACTATTCGTATCAGAGATGTTAGATGGAAAACCTTGGATTCGTTCTAGTGTCACAATCAGAACCATATATCTAAAAAAAGAAGGGAACCGCTGGATTGGGAATTATGGAGTGGGAAGTGGGATTACGGTTCTCTCAGACGTCGATGCAGAATATGAAGAATGCCTATCTAAATTAAAATTCATCACAAATCCAAACCTTCCTCCATTTGAAATTCTGGAAACAATTCGGCTTCATCAAGGACGTTACTTTTTAAAAAATCTCCATTTAGAACGAATGGAACAAACTGCCAACCGATTTGGATATCCATTTTCAAAACAAAATGCAGAGACTACCTTAAAAGTGATGGCCAATCAAACCAACGGTAACTTTCGAATTCGTTTTTTACTAAACGAACGCGGAGAATTCAATATTGAAAGTTTTGTATTCACAAAACCAAAAACGAGACCTACCATTCGTCTTGGATTTGCTAACAAACCAGTAGATTCTAAAAATTTATTTTTATACCATAAAACAACGAATCGAAACTTTTATAATGAGATGATGGAAGAATGTAAGAAAAAGTCCTGGGATGATTGTATTTTATTTGATATCCATGATCAAATCCTAGAAACCAATATCCGAAATCTTTTTGTACGCAAAGGAAAGATTTGGTTCACGCCGCGACTAGAAACCGGCGGGCTTCCCGGTGTCTTTCGGGAAGCGCTTGTCCGAAAGAGATGGGTGAAAGAAACTATCCTTTTCAAATCCGATTTAGAAACTGCCGATGAAATCCTTGTAGGAAATTCACTTCGCGGTTTTGAACGAGTGGAATTCGTTACAAGCACCTAA